From one Formosa sediminum genomic stretch:
- a CDS encoding serine hydrolase domain-containing protein — protein sequence MQTVEFSIAIGKDNELIYSKGFDFGDLDHPLKVNANTLFPIGSSYKAFTTDLLRILEEEYELKFSDSLKKHVPELEFYNN from the coding sequence ATTCAAACCGTAGAGTTTTCTATAGCCATTGGTAAAGACAATGAATTAATATACTCTAAAGGATTTGATTTTGGAGATTTAGACCACCCATTAAAAGTAAATGCCAATACATTGTTTCCTATAGGCTCTAGTTATAAAGCTTTTACAACTGATTTATTACGAATATTGGAAGAAGAATATGAATTAAAATTTAGTGATAGTCTTAAAAAACACGTACCCGAATTAGAGTTCTACAACAATTAA
- a CDS encoding alpha/beta fold hydrolase: MKKIVFTVLILVLSFPLVTAQTNNLEWLDLELSNYTYPYKVSILDLNIQDQDLKMAYMDITPENYNGKNIVLCHGKNFNGAYWKTTIESLTKEGFRVIVPDQIGFGKSSKPDYFQYTFQQLAQNTKTLLDTLKITKTSILGHSMGGMVATRFALMYPEITEKLILENPIGLEDWKLKVPYKPVDWWYKNALKSNYESIRKYQLESYYDNNWKPEYDQWVNLLAGWTLNSDYDKIAWNSALTSDMIFTQPVVYEFKNITAATLLIIGTRDRTALGKPLVSEEVRETMGRYDELGKKTQKTIPNAKLVEIKNVGHLPHIEKFQDFIKPLITFMKE; the protein is encoded by the coding sequence ATGAAAAAAATTGTATTTACAGTATTAATTTTAGTGCTATCCTTCCCACTAGTAACAGCTCAAACAAATAATTTAGAATGGTTAGATTTAGAATTATCAAACTATACGTATCCTTATAAAGTGTCTATACTAGATCTTAATATACAAGATCAAGATTTAAAAATGGCTTATATGGATATTACACCAGAGAATTACAATGGTAAGAATATTGTGTTATGTCATGGTAAAAATTTTAATGGTGCGTATTGGAAAACGACTATAGAGTCTCTTACTAAAGAAGGTTTTAGAGTAATTGTACCTGACCAAATCGGTTTTGGAAAATCGTCTAAACCAGATTATTTTCAATATACATTTCAGCAATTAGCCCAAAATACAAAAACATTATTAGACACATTAAAAATCACAAAAACATCAATTTTAGGCCATTCTATGGGCGGAATGGTAGCAACACGTTTTGCTTTAATGTATCCTGAAATTACTGAAAAATTAATACTTGAAAACCCAATTGGTTTAGAAGATTGGAAATTAAAAGTGCCATATAAACCAGTAGACTGGTGGTACAAAAATGCACTGAAAAGCAATTACGAAAGTATAAGAAAATATCAATTAGAAAGTTATTACGATAATAATTGGAAACCAGAATACGACCAATGGGTTAATTTATTAGCTGGCTGGACACTAAACTCTGATTATGATAAAATTGCATGGAATTCAGCCTTAACTTCTGATATGATTTTTACACAGCCCGTAGTTTATGAATTTAAAAACATCACTGCTGCTACCCTATTAATTATTGGTACTCGAGATAGAACTGCTTTAGGAAAACCTCTTGTATCTGAAGAGGTTAGAGAAACAATGGGACGTTATGACGAGTTAGGTAAAAAAACTCAAAAAACAATTCCTAATGCTAAATTAGTTGAAATTAAAAACGTGGGACACTTACCACATATAGAAAAATTTCAAGATTTTATAAAACCTTTAATTACATTTATGAAAGAGTAA
- a CDS encoding serine hydrolase, with protein MKKTYLILLFALYSIGIFAQSTQPDYTEAIKLVEVWLEAQKDFDKLPGISAAIITDQDMLWSGAYGQLNVEKKVKTKATTICSICSISKLFTSVAIMKLYDEGKLRLDDRIEDLLPAYKLKQKYPESGPITIRSLLTHSSGLPREAAYPYWTSPDFPFPSKAEIDSKLENQETLYPASTYFQYSNLGLTLLGEIVEEITGIPYNEYIENNILNPLNLKDTRTELPEQLYGEELAIGYASIQRNGSREKLKFFQANGITPAAGFSSNVIDLGKFASWQFRLRDTTSTELLKPSTLKYMQNVHWTDPNWKRTWGLGFAVYKGDNGSTWVGHGGSCPGYETTLQLDLKHKKAYSVMINANGTDPSKYVKGMHGIIEKVKKSTKKTPAKTTKILQQYTGYYNLSPWWSEIYISTWNDKLVALSLPSDKPQNSMAFYKHIKGDTFQRLRDDNELGETLTFIRNKSGEIISFERHGNYSKKILK; from the coding sequence ATGAAAAAAACGTATCTCATACTTTTATTCGCTTTATATAGCATCGGAATATTTGCCCAATCTACTCAACCGGATTATACAGAAGCTATTAAACTTGTAGAAGTTTGGTTAGAAGCACAAAAAGATTTTGATAAACTACCCGGAATTTCTGCTGCCATTATAACAGATCAGGACATGCTTTGGTCTGGTGCATACGGACAATTAAATGTAGAAAAAAAGGTAAAAACAAAAGCTACAACAATTTGTAGTATCTGCTCCATTTCAAAATTATTTACTTCGGTAGCAATTATGAAACTTTACGACGAAGGTAAATTGCGTTTGGATGATAGAATAGAAGATCTCCTTCCCGCTTATAAACTAAAACAGAAATATCCAGAGAGTGGTCCTATAACAATTAGAAGTTTATTAACTCATTCTTCAGGACTTCCTAGAGAAGCTGCATATCCTTACTGGACAAGTCCAGATTTTCCGTTTCCTAGTAAAGCTGAAATAGATTCTAAACTAGAAAACCAGGAAACATTATATCCTGCCTCTACATACTTTCAATATAGTAATCTCGGACTAACATTATTAGGTGAAATTGTTGAAGAAATAACCGGAATACCTTACAATGAATATATTGAAAACAATATACTTAACCCATTAAACCTTAAGGATACGCGCACAGAACTTCCGGAACAATTATATGGAGAAGAATTAGCTATAGGTTATGCCTCTATACAACGAAACGGATCACGTGAAAAACTTAAATTCTTTCAAGCTAATGGCATAACACCTGCTGCAGGGTTTTCATCGAACGTAATTGACTTAGGTAAATTTGCATCTTGGCAATTTCGTTTAAGAGATACAACTAGTACAGAACTATTAAAACCATCCACACTTAAATACATGCAAAACGTACATTGGACAGATCCAAACTGGAAACGCACTTGGGGTCTTGGTTTTGCTGTATATAAAGGAGATAATGGCAGTACATGGGTTGGTCACGGAGGCAGTTGTCCGGGTTATGAAACCACGCTTCAGTTAGATCTAAAACACAAAAAAGCCTATTCTGTTATGATAAATGCTAATGGTACAGATCCTAGCAAATATGTAAAAGGAATGCATGGTATTATAGAAAAAGTAAAAAAGTCTACTAAAAAAACACCTGCTAAAACAACTAAAATACTGCAACAATATACAGGATATTATAATTTATCACCTTGGTGGAGCGAAATATATATTTCTACATGGAATGATAAGTTAGTAGCCCTTTCATTACCATCAGATAAACCCCAAAATAGTATGGCGTTTTATAAACATATTAAAGGTGACACATTTCAAAGACTAAGAGATGATAATGAATTAGGAGAAACTCTCACCTTTATTAGAAATAAAAGTGGTGAAATAATAAGTTTTGAGCGCCATGGAAATTATTCTAAAAAAATACTTAAATAA
- a CDS encoding alpha-L-fucosidase, giving the protein MINTVQSQSNNKSIDPYANETEVERDARMEWFRVARFGMFIHWGVYAVPAGIYKGEDAGKYGEWIMSDASIPMATYQNYAKEFNPVKYDPEAWVKLAKDAGMKYIVITSKHHDGFAMFDSKVSEWDIMDASPYGKDLIAPLAEACKKHGIKLGLYYSQAQDWNQGGSARGKDKKGKWDPAQEHDMDDYIKNIAVPQVKEILTQYQPEILWWDTPRGMTKERAEQFLPLLKLSPGVIHNNRLGGDYEGDISTPEQFIPGTGLPGDWESCMTMNNTWGYKSNDHNWKSTETLIQNLVDIASKGGNFLLNVGPTAEGLIPEPSVERLKNIGAWMDKNSESIYGTNASPCRTPTWGRITTRTTEKNTTLYLNVFDWPENGELFIPVTNTVQSCNLLVDKSQNFKTKTDEQGTTISLVGKAPDTISSVIVLEIKGKPIVSDADIIKQNEDGTVLLTAQQSIINNVIGTHVAYNKEKDCIEQWSAKKVTVDWDFNIHKAGTYTVSMDIASEEESNIELIVAEQTIKSKLPATGGFASYKTVNVGDVVINKAGDYSIHLKPDNKIWNVINLKKVWLSPK; this is encoded by the coding sequence ATGATAAATACTGTACAATCACAATCTAATAATAAATCCATTGACCCCTATGCCAATGAAACCGAGGTTGAACGTGATGCCCGTATGGAGTGGTTTCGTGTCGCTAGATTTGGAATGTTTATACATTGGGGCGTTTATGCTGTTCCTGCAGGAATATATAAAGGTGAAGATGCAGGAAAATATGGCGAATGGATTATGTCAGACGCAAGCATACCTATGGCCACGTATCAAAACTATGCCAAGGAATTTAACCCGGTTAAATACGATCCAGAAGCTTGGGTAAAGCTCGCTAAAGATGCAGGCATGAAATATATTGTTATTACCTCTAAACATCATGATGGCTTTGCAATGTTCGACTCTAAAGTTTCTGAATGGGATATTATGGATGCTTCTCCATACGGAAAAGACCTTATTGCCCCTTTGGCCGAGGCATGTAAAAAACATGGTATTAAGCTAGGACTGTATTATTCGCAAGCGCAAGACTGGAATCAAGGCGGATCAGCTCGAGGTAAGGATAAAAAAGGAAAGTGGGATCCAGCTCAGGAACATGATATGGACGATTATATAAAAAATATTGCGGTACCTCAAGTAAAGGAAATTTTAACGCAGTACCAACCTGAAATATTATGGTGGGATACACCACGAGGCATGACCAAAGAACGTGCCGAACAATTTTTACCACTATTAAAACTTTCTCCAGGAGTTATTCATAACAACAGACTCGGTGGAGATTATGAAGGAGACATCAGTACGCCAGAACAATTTATCCCTGGTACAGGTCTTCCTGGCGATTGGGAATCGTGTATGACAATGAACAATACTTGGGGATATAAAAGTAACGATCACAACTGGAAATCTACAGAAACACTGATACAAAATTTGGTTGATATCGCCAGTAAAGGGGGAAATTTCCTCCTCAATGTAGGACCAACAGCCGAAGGTCTAATCCCCGAACCTAGTGTTGAACGATTAAAAAATATTGGAGCATGGATGGATAAAAATAGTGAATCTATTTATGGCACCAATGCTAGTCCATGTCGTACACCTACATGGGGACGAATCACTACACGTACAACTGAAAAAAATACGACGCTTTATCTTAATGTTTTTGACTGGCCAGAAAACGGAGAGTTATTTATACCTGTTACCAACACTGTGCAATCTTGTAATTTACTAGTTGATAAATCTCAAAATTTCAAAACCAAAACCGATGAGCAAGGCACCACTATATCTTTAGTTGGTAAAGCTCCAGATACTATAAGTTCTGTAATTGTACTAGAAATAAAGGGAAAACCTATAGTAAGCGATGCCGACATAATCAAGCAAAATGAAGATGGTACTGTTTTATTAACCGCACAACAATCCATAATAAATAATGTGATAGGCACTCATGTCGCTTACAATAAAGAAAAAGATTGTATAGAACAATGGTCAGCTAAAAAAGTAACTGTAGATTGGGATTTTAATATTCATAAAGCTGGTACCTACACTGTTTCCATGGATATAGCCTCTGAAGAAGAAAGTAATATAGAACTTATTGTGGCAGAACAAACCATTAAAAGTAAACTACCTGCAACAGGAGGTTTTGCATCTTACAAAACTGTGAATGTCGGGGATGTGGTTATCAATAAAGCGGGTGATTATAGTATACATCTTAAACCTGATAATAAAATATGGAATGTAATAAACCTAAAAAAAGTATGGTTGTCCCCTAAATAA